The sequence TCACAACCACTGCATGGGATGTGATGATCTGGATCACCCTTTTCCTCCATTTTCTCCTTGTCATTTGACTCATCATTGGACCATTGGATTGCAGGATCAGGCTGACATCACAAAATCACCAAGGGGCTGTTTAGAGTGAGAGATTTGGTGCAGGGGtttgtgaaatccatggatttcaaatctcctgTTTGTTCTGTTTTTTGTTGAGGattttgtcaaattcatgaatttcCCAATTCTAGCCCCCCAAAATCCATGGATTTGAAGCAACAAATCCAAATCCCCAAAAGAACTGAAGACTTTGCAAATCCACACACAGGGAGACTTTCTTAAAAGCAACAAAAGTTATTCCGTTGTTATAAATGCTCTCAATCAAATCCAAGGATTTGAAGCTTCATTCCCAAACAGAGTGGACTTTGAGATTTACCATatccaaatccaatgcaaatccttgaatttaagaaattcatggatttatcaCTTCCAGAGTCTCAATTTCCCTGATCCGAAGAGATTCAACACATGCACTAATGAAATAAGACATTGGGAAATCATTCAAAAGATTTTAAATCTAAAAGGGTAATAAGTATACTTTAACCAGGAAATTCCCAAAATATATCATTATGTCCAGACCACAAGAGTGTTCCATCAAAGCCATTTGGTTAAATCAGTAGATCATACAAACCACTTGGACTATTGAAGGCAGATAATCATCTAATCCTTGATCAAGTCCAAATCCTTGATATGATCAATCGAGATGCTTAAAATGTTCCACATTAGTAATTTGTACTTTTAAATGGTCCAAATCTTTAACATAGACTGTTACCTGAGTCCAATATGTGATTAGGACTGTTGCATGGGTTTGATTGGGGCCAAATATGCATTCTTATGTCCTGATATTTGATTGAACAACTTGCATGGCCTAGATGGATCCTCTGATTACTCGTGTTTCCTCATGGATGATCAGCTTTTAAATGGAGGATTGGCAGAAGTTTTACTATCAGCTCCCCACCAAATATCAACCTTCATCTTTGACCCAGCCTATGGAGCCGGCCATGGCAGGGGTTCACAATACCCATCCACAATCATCCAGCATAAAGATTTTCTAAGATACACTTCTTTGATGATAAAAGTGTACCTCAAAGTTACTCTTGTtattcctttgttttttttttttttttttttttttttttttttttaatggaacactgattttattttttccaaagaaagaaaaaggttAGCCATCCCTTTCAGTTATAGGTCTTAGTTTCTCCCAACAACTCTATTGTTGAAGGGCATTCTGTTTTTTATTAACCCTGTTACCTTTACGAAGAGCCTCCATCAGCTAGCTCAACCCTTTGTGAAAGATGCAGGAGGTCACAAGGTAGTATAACCTCCATTTTATATGTTAAAGCAAAACAGCATCGATTAATTTGTCTGGCCAATAACTACTTTTGATTAATCACACCCTTTCAAAGCATCTAATACTATGTGGCTTCTCTTGAGGCTTGAGCTGAACATTCTTGTTTCTtatttttagcagcaagtgtATGATAAGGACACGTTTTCCACAGACGATCATATGGGGGAAGCTGAAATCGACATCCAGCCCCTAATCTCTGCTGCCAAAGCATATGAGAACTCTACCATCACGGAATCCATGCCAATCGGGACATTGCTGGCAGATGAAGACAGTACTCTAGTTAAAGATAGCACAATCACCATTGCCGAAGGAAAGGTAAAGCAAGAGATCACCCTGCGTCTGCAATATGTTGAATGCGGAGAGTTGGAAATTGAACTTGAATGTGTTCCACTTAGCCAATGAgctcagaagaaaaaaaaaaaaaaacatcttttaTCATCTTGCATTCCCCTCTATGATAACAATTTTACACTTTGCTTGGCCTTCTATTCTATGAGGAATTATCCATGTTCTTAGTTATTGGCATGTATTCCCAACTACTATTTTCTTAGCTCCacgcagtgttttttttttttttttttttttttttttttttaaagtaattttagccctaaaattattattatttaaaaaagaaaaaaagaaaaaaagaaaaaggaaaatttaCACTTCAGCTCAATTAGATGAGAACTTCTAGTGCCCATTTCAGACAGAAAAGCAATGTGCATTTCATTGTAGCTTGTGAAGAGGCTGATGACAGTAAACAAAACCATTAGTTTAGAACAGTACAATCACCCTTGTCAATGCAGGAAAAGTCACTTTGGGGTTGTTGAATGCTGCACTGAGTAGATCAAACTCAAATGGGTCATTATCATTCTAAGTAACCGAGTTcagaaagggaaaaaataaaaatcagcttggccACCCCTCTGTTAGGCCAATCCTCAACTTCCCAGTTATTTTGTGGTATTTCTTGTACTATCAGATTTGCCACATGTATGAAAACAATTGGCAACCACAGGTTTTGTTAGACCGTCCATCGTTTTCAGAAGCCTACCCAAAATAACTGGTGAAAAGGCTTGTGCTGTTTTCTGATCTCCGCCGTGGTTAAACAGCTTGAGTTCTGGCCAATGCAGTCAGTCCCACCTGATACAACAGCATTCTAAACATTTGCCATGTTGGCATGTTTGGCAGCAACTAGAAGTGTGTACTAAGTTACAAATAAACCCATATTTTATTACATGATTGAATAAGCTGCTACTGGGTTAAAAATTTGCCTCATCATCCATTCACAGCAAGAGAAATGGAATTTATGTAGTCCATGGTCGCCATCATACATGTGACGAATATATAAGGTGGTCACGACAGTTGATATCATGTGCTACCGTGTGAATGGACAGTAGCCCAAAAACTATGCTGCTTgaaactctctctttttcccttgaaAGATGAACAAATTATTAGGCAACAGCCAAAAGAAAAGGACAAAAACAGAAACTAATAAACAGAAAAACACGAGCAGCAACCCATAGAAGATCAAGGAGCCCACTCCTTGATGGACTGAAACACTCTACAAACAACCCCCCAACCGAACCCTTCTTATCTTCAAAAGAGTGCAAGTTTAGACCAGATAGCCCACTGGGCAGGCAGAAGAACAAGTCTCCATCTCTTCTATGCTGATTGAAACTATCCACACAATATGCTCATTGTGAGTTTTCTAGTTGAATGTAAACCACTTCACTTCTCTTTTCTTGGTTTCCCTTTTTTTCCTCTCGACTTTGTGTTGATGATCTGTTTGCGGGCCACTGAATGGATGGCCACTGCAGTCCATttgacttcatttttgggctgtgGTCCACTGAATTAGTTATCCAAATCACCCTTGTTTGATGACTAAATATTACAAGAACCTACCTACTCTATTTCTTTCAAAAAGTAGCAATCTCCACTGCAGTTCCTATATCAATTATATCACTCTTCACACCCATCAAGATGAGAGAAGAAACAATGCACATTCCATGAATGAAGAACGATCTCATTTCTCCAAGATAAGAGATGTTTCATTTGTAATCCATGTTTTGTAATGGGTAATTAGAAAAAACAAGAAAACCCCATTATACTCCAATTCATTTTTCAGATACGatgaaaaacaaaaatacccataaacaaggttttcaatttatattttttttttaaaaaaaaaaaaaaaaaaaaccccaacaaCACCAATATGCACAGAAAAAGGAAGAAATGATATAAAATTCCACATTACCAAGCCCCTGAAGACCAGAGAGCAGCACTCTTCAGTAATTCTCACCAATGCCAACAGTAAAATATCAATGTAGTAGTGTCTTCCATAATTATCAGCACTAACCAATGCCAATATACTAATACAACACTGAAATATCAATGTAGTAGTAGTCTTCAGTAATCCCCACCAACAGCAACAGCGAAATGCTGACGTTTTAATTTCCACAGCAGAAACCCAATGTAATATAGTCTTGACAAATTCTCACCAGCTACGTTGAAAGAAACATCATTCATTCAATTGATCAAAGGCAAAAATTGCACCGCACCAACCCATGCTCGTTACACTCAGAACACCTCCTCAGCCGCCCTTCTTCTTCAATGAAAACCTTCCGGCTTCCGTCGCAATTTGCACAAAGGACAAACCTCGTGTTGCCACATCCTTTACAGGCGAATCCCAGATTCCGAACCGGAAACCCTTCAAGAAGCTTAGCCAATTCCCCGGTCTCATGAAGCGCCTTGATCTCCTCCGCACCGCCGATGTGCTTACCACGGATAAAAACCTGGGGCAAAGCAACCATCTCCTTCGCGAGCATGCTCTGCAGTTCATGTCGGTATGCGGAGTCCATCGATACGTCGCGCTCGTCGACAGGGACGCGGAATCCACCAAGGATGGTGCGGACGGCGCAGCAGTCTTCGTAGGTCCGGCGAATTCCGCCGATGGATGTGAAGTAGAGAAGGATCTTGTTATTGGTGTCATTGATCCCTGGGCGTTTGAAGAGGGTATGGGCTGATGAGGGGTTGGATTGCTTGCATGAGAAGGCACGTCGGAGGAAGGGATTGGGAGGAGGGGTCTGTGTCTTGAATGGGTGGGGCTCTGTGTTTTTGTTGGAGATGAAGGGATAGGATTTCTTTGATTCGTTGGGGGGATGAATTGAAGGCTTGTTGCGGGAGGAGTCTTGGAAGCCGGCCATGGATGGAAAGCGTTTGATGGAGACGAAGACGATCGTGGTCTTtggaattgagagagagagagagatggggtggtttTTTCTTGGAAGAATGGAGATGAAAGGGAAATGGAAGGAAAGGAGAAAAAAGGTGTTTTTGCTCGCGAGTTAATAAGGCATTCGAGCGCGTGGGCGGCGTTTGCATCGAGGTGCGATCCTTTTAtgtccggaagcggattgcgtactacccccgcccgtccctagctccgaacgggcaggtctgtgggcgggcctaccgtgatgtatctgtacatccgaGTCGTCTATCCAtgttctcagattattttaaggcatgaaaacaaaaataaggcaaatccaacgatcaagtggaccacaccaactaataagcttggttgcattaaaatgcacccaGCATTAAAtatcagttgcattaaatgcaagagtcatctgtggtgtggtccatttgataactggatttgcctcatttttgttttgatgccgtcaaataatctgagaaaagagatagacggcttggatgtacagatacataacggtgggcccgcccacagacctacccgttcggagctagggacgggcggggtagtacgcaatccgcgtgctTTATGTCAGATGCTACGCGTTTCTCATTACAAAATAccgaaa is a genomic window of Magnolia sinica isolate HGM2019 chromosome 15, MsV1, whole genome shotgun sequence containing:
- the LOC131227499 gene encoding uncharacterized protein At5g39865-like; translated protein: MAGFQDSSRNKPSIHPPNESKKSYPFISNKNTEPHPFKTQTPPPNPFLRRAFSCKQSNPSSAHTLFKRPGINDTNNKILLYFTSIGGIRRTYEDCCAVRTILGGFRVPVDERDVSMDSAYRHELQSMLAKEMVALPQVFIRGKHIGGAEEIKALHETGELAKLLEGFPVRNLGFACKGCGNTRFVLCANCDGSRKVFIEEEGRLRRCSECNEHGLVRCNFCL